A genomic window from Thunnus thynnus chromosome 12, fThuThy2.1, whole genome shotgun sequence includes:
- the mfn1a gene encoding mitofusin-1 isoform X1 → MDDVDVSPLRRFVVAKLSISSIFDQLLDFVKDGSAFVDEAWRSDELGQVAVEEQSLEMQSCATKLATIREILLRRHMKVAFFGRTSNGKSTVINAMLRDRVLPSGIGHTTNCFLRVEGTDGDEAYLTTEASNERRNVTTVNQLAHALHMDPTLDSGSLVKVLWPKSRCALLRDDLVLMDSPGTDVTLELDGWIDKFCLDADVFVLVGNAESTLMNTEKLFFHKVSERISKPNIFILHNRWDASVTEPEYIEEVRKQHLDRCVHFLAEELRVVSLDEAAGRIFFVSAKEVLISRMQRAQGMPETGGALAEGFHERLREFQRFERTFEEFISQSAVKTKFEQHTVRAWQISEAIKAVMDAINIASADRKICCLEEREEQRDRLDFVRGQINRLTDSVKEKIKTLTEGVSAKVATAMSDQIHSLPVLVEEFRADFNPTQETLELYKAKLLQHVEERIIGCLAHRCSVSVLRDIRDAQRHMIDSVRPLLSLSVQEQLSAPSSSFEMTYDLSLATLCADFRENIEFQFSLGWTALVTRFIGAANAKRALSSADPRLQEGSSFKDEMVVSIATGLVSVTSRASMTVLIIGGVVWRSVGWRLIALSLSLYGLLYLYEKLTWTNASRERVLKQQFMEHAAHRLRTVIPITSSACSQQVYKELGATFSRLTQRVDLSEAELEGNIRQLSFRIQRLENIQRRSKAFRNRATELETQLEAFSVQYLQGN, encoded by the exons aTGGACGACGTGGATGTGTCTCCTCTGCGGCGTTTTGTCGTTGCGAAGCTTTCAATCAGCTCCATCTTTGATCAGCTGCTGGACTTTGTGAAGGATGGCTCCGCCTTTGTTGAtg AGGCGTGGCGGAGCGACGAGCTGGGTCAGGTGGCCGTGGAGGAGCAGAGCTTAGAGATGCAGAGCTGCGCCACCAAACTGGCGACCATCAGAGAGATTCTGCTGCGGAGACACATGAAGGTCGCCTTCTTTGGCAG GACGAGTAACGGGAAGAGCACGGTGATCAACGCCATGCTGCGGGACAGAGTGCTACCCAGCGGCATCGGTCACACCACCAACTGCTTCCTGAGGGTGGAAGGAACCGACGGCGACGAGGCGTACCTCACCACCGAGGCGTCCAATGAGAGGAGGAACGTCACG ACGGTGAACCAGCTGGCTCATGCTCTCCACATGGATCCCACGCTGGACTCAGGCAGTCTGGTCAAAGTGTTGTGGCCTAAAAGTCGCTGCGCTCTGCTGAGAGACGACCTGGTTCTCATGGACAG CCCCGGCACTGACGTCACACTGGAATTGGACGGCTGGATCGATAAGTTCTGTCTGGACGCCGACGTCTTCGTCCTGGTGGGAAACGCAGAGTCCACGCTGATGAACACG GAGAAACTTTTCTTCCACAAAGTCAGTGAGAGAATCTCCAAACCAAACATCTTCATCCTCCACAACAGATGGGACGCTTCAGTGACCGAACCCGAGTACATCGAGGag GTGAGGAAGCAGCACCTGGACCGCTGCGTCCACTTCCTGGCTGAGGAGCTGAGGGTGGTAAGTCTGGACGAGGCGGCGGGGAGGATCTTCTTCGTCTCGGCTAAAGAGGTGCTGATCTCCAGGATGCAGCGAGCGCAGGGCATGcctgagacag GTGGCGCTCTGGCTGAAGGTTTCCACGAGAGACTGAGAGAGTTCCAGAGGTTTGAGAGGACGTTCGag GAGTTCATCTCTCAGTCTGCAGTGAAGACTAAATTCGAGCAGCACACAGTGAGAGCGTGGCAGATCAGCGAGGCCATCAAAGCTGTGATGGACGCCATCAACATCGCGTCTGCTGACAGGAA GATCTGCTGCCTGGAGGAGCGGGAGGAGCAGAGGGACCGACTGGACTTTGTTCGGGGACAGATTAACCGTCTGACCGACAGCGTCAAAGAGAAGATCAAGACTCTGACTGAAGGTGTTTCTGCCAAG GTTGCCACGGCGATGTCAGATCAGATCCACTCGCTTCCTGTTCTGGTGGAGGAGTTCAGAGCCGACTTCAACCCCACACAAGAAACTCTGGAGCTCTACAAGGCC aagCTGCTGCAGCATGTGGAGGAGAGGATCATCGGCTGTCTGGCTCATCGCTGCTCCGTCAGTGTCCTCAGAGACATCAGAGATGCTCAGAGACACATGATCG ACAGCGTCCGTCCTCTGCTGTCTCTGTCCGTTcaggagcagctctctgctccctcctcctccttcgaGATGACCTATGACCTCAGCCTTGCCACCCTCTGTGCAGACTTTCGGGAAAACATTGAGTTCCAGTTCTCTCTGGGCTGGACTGCACTCGTCACGCGCTTCATCGGAGCCGCCAACGCCAAACGGGCACTGAGCAGTGCTGACCCCAGACTGCAG GAAGGCTCCAGCTTCAAGGATGAGATGGTGGTTTCCATAGCAACAGGTCTGGTCTCTGTCACCTCCCGAGCATCCATGACGGTCCTGATAATCGGTGGAGTG GTGTGGCGTTCGGTGGGCTGGCGGCtcatcgctctctctctgtcgctgtACGGCCTCCTTTACCTGTATGAGAAACTCACCTGGACCAATGCCAGCAGAGAACGCGTTCTGAAGCAGCAGTTCATGGAGCATGCCGCCCACCGCCTGAGAACTGTCATCCCCATCACTAGCTCTGCCTGCAGCCAGCAGGTGTACAA ggagcTGGGGGCAACCTTCAGTCGTCTGACTCAGCGGGTGGATCTGAGTGAAGCAGAGTTGGAGGGAAACATCCGTCAGCTGAGCTTCAGGATCCAGCGGCTGGAGAATATCCAGAGGAGGTCAAAGGCCttcag GAACAGAGCGACGGAGCTGGAGACTCAGCTGGAGGCCTTTTCTGTTCAGTACCTGCAGGGAAACTGA
- the mfn1a gene encoding mitofusin-1 isoform X2, translating to MQSCATKLATIREILLRRHMKVAFFGRTSNGKSTVINAMLRDRVLPSGIGHTTNCFLRVEGTDGDEAYLTTEASNERRNVTTVNQLAHALHMDPTLDSGSLVKVLWPKSRCALLRDDLVLMDSPGTDVTLELDGWIDKFCLDADVFVLVGNAESTLMNTEKLFFHKVSERISKPNIFILHNRWDASVTEPEYIEEVRKQHLDRCVHFLAEELRVVSLDEAAGRIFFVSAKEVLISRMQRAQGMPETGGALAEGFHERLREFQRFERTFEEFISQSAVKTKFEQHTVRAWQISEAIKAVMDAINIASADRKICCLEEREEQRDRLDFVRGQINRLTDSVKEKIKTLTEGVSAKVATAMSDQIHSLPVLVEEFRADFNPTQETLELYKAKLLQHVEERIIGCLAHRCSVSVLRDIRDAQRHMIDSVRPLLSLSVQEQLSAPSSSFEMTYDLSLATLCADFRENIEFQFSLGWTALVTRFIGAANAKRALSSADPRLQEGSSFKDEMVVSIATGLVSVTSRASMTVLIIGGVVWRSVGWRLIALSLSLYGLLYLYEKLTWTNASRERVLKQQFMEHAAHRLRTVIPITSSACSQQVYKELGATFSRLTQRVDLSEAELEGNIRQLSFRIQRLENIQRRSKAFRNRATELETQLEAFSVQYLQGN from the exons ATGCAGAGCTGCGCCACCAAACTGGCGACCATCAGAGAGATTCTGCTGCGGAGACACATGAAGGTCGCCTTCTTTGGCAG GACGAGTAACGGGAAGAGCACGGTGATCAACGCCATGCTGCGGGACAGAGTGCTACCCAGCGGCATCGGTCACACCACCAACTGCTTCCTGAGGGTGGAAGGAACCGACGGCGACGAGGCGTACCTCACCACCGAGGCGTCCAATGAGAGGAGGAACGTCACG ACGGTGAACCAGCTGGCTCATGCTCTCCACATGGATCCCACGCTGGACTCAGGCAGTCTGGTCAAAGTGTTGTGGCCTAAAAGTCGCTGCGCTCTGCTGAGAGACGACCTGGTTCTCATGGACAG CCCCGGCACTGACGTCACACTGGAATTGGACGGCTGGATCGATAAGTTCTGTCTGGACGCCGACGTCTTCGTCCTGGTGGGAAACGCAGAGTCCACGCTGATGAACACG GAGAAACTTTTCTTCCACAAAGTCAGTGAGAGAATCTCCAAACCAAACATCTTCATCCTCCACAACAGATGGGACGCTTCAGTGACCGAACCCGAGTACATCGAGGag GTGAGGAAGCAGCACCTGGACCGCTGCGTCCACTTCCTGGCTGAGGAGCTGAGGGTGGTAAGTCTGGACGAGGCGGCGGGGAGGATCTTCTTCGTCTCGGCTAAAGAGGTGCTGATCTCCAGGATGCAGCGAGCGCAGGGCATGcctgagacag GTGGCGCTCTGGCTGAAGGTTTCCACGAGAGACTGAGAGAGTTCCAGAGGTTTGAGAGGACGTTCGag GAGTTCATCTCTCAGTCTGCAGTGAAGACTAAATTCGAGCAGCACACAGTGAGAGCGTGGCAGATCAGCGAGGCCATCAAAGCTGTGATGGACGCCATCAACATCGCGTCTGCTGACAGGAA GATCTGCTGCCTGGAGGAGCGGGAGGAGCAGAGGGACCGACTGGACTTTGTTCGGGGACAGATTAACCGTCTGACCGACAGCGTCAAAGAGAAGATCAAGACTCTGACTGAAGGTGTTTCTGCCAAG GTTGCCACGGCGATGTCAGATCAGATCCACTCGCTTCCTGTTCTGGTGGAGGAGTTCAGAGCCGACTTCAACCCCACACAAGAAACTCTGGAGCTCTACAAGGCC aagCTGCTGCAGCATGTGGAGGAGAGGATCATCGGCTGTCTGGCTCATCGCTGCTCCGTCAGTGTCCTCAGAGACATCAGAGATGCTCAGAGACACATGATCG ACAGCGTCCGTCCTCTGCTGTCTCTGTCCGTTcaggagcagctctctgctccctcctcctccttcgaGATGACCTATGACCTCAGCCTTGCCACCCTCTGTGCAGACTTTCGGGAAAACATTGAGTTCCAGTTCTCTCTGGGCTGGACTGCACTCGTCACGCGCTTCATCGGAGCCGCCAACGCCAAACGGGCACTGAGCAGTGCTGACCCCAGACTGCAG GAAGGCTCCAGCTTCAAGGATGAGATGGTGGTTTCCATAGCAACAGGTCTGGTCTCTGTCACCTCCCGAGCATCCATGACGGTCCTGATAATCGGTGGAGTG GTGTGGCGTTCGGTGGGCTGGCGGCtcatcgctctctctctgtcgctgtACGGCCTCCTTTACCTGTATGAGAAACTCACCTGGACCAATGCCAGCAGAGAACGCGTTCTGAAGCAGCAGTTCATGGAGCATGCCGCCCACCGCCTGAGAACTGTCATCCCCATCACTAGCTCTGCCTGCAGCCAGCAGGTGTACAA ggagcTGGGGGCAACCTTCAGTCGTCTGACTCAGCGGGTGGATCTGAGTGAAGCAGAGTTGGAGGGAAACATCCGTCAGCTGAGCTTCAGGATCCAGCGGCTGGAGAATATCCAGAGGAGGTCAAAGGCCttcag GAACAGAGCGACGGAGCTGGAGACTCAGCTGGAGGCCTTTTCTGTTCAGTACCTGCAGGGAAACTGA